A stretch of Miscanthus floridulus cultivar M001 chromosome 13, ASM1932011v1, whole genome shotgun sequence DNA encodes these proteins:
- the LOC136501855 gene encoding uncharacterized protein isoform X5 yields MLGSWFAQHGAKTCSHGGKLCERVGERVTTDGEEGVAGRGPVPWREDAPGDPMGSTANPKENNKHRRCLLVVLAVNINLSSLAAMETDTVIGDVTAGEGNLSPLSNITSNSDRSRYRSCGFWNETSCSSVFEDYDYVPFMDHPDSIGDIISACKEYVEVAKPAMLVNVEMMSSHREKGSLLLMEHNVISQAFLTLISYSGIHQNMELIPCLLSLLNKIWTLLDWRCNYLRHGSGLNRLFSDGQFLKMIHYVVRFCETQLRRVCTDGFTASRSCEPYIVTIAQLSLPLISELLQCIHGLWYPPLAYSLSEVLKKAKCLDPCSQFEHTDKLLWIDNGEGSQEKDTRQLIEGIRESGYNVIGLCASIEGAFSWLLNRSVFATFSKYLASLEFRHLSKLIKLTVIPLVKNCPRKFWKEWVGSFLQQLLIHCEDILHLAWSKLLYHGCAGARYYFGKLSGEAGRNKTLEMGTLLEITREVSGLLEVIALTEQSRALEDKEAISFHDSMPSISFLRYLVINDCFGDLRMSLFGYFVDDISTAKAIPFCRALVYLAVVSNDARLKIFILDNLLPCLIQCLDNELPCSIQRLKSELTSCGSNNATKDLTVLCHEIYDYMLNCGHMQTEALIGGDKNVDDFENSFEVWLGRQKEDFRAKACSAAAKEVSLGYPWKWELENECQRYLSVYIDMLLEVDANSEFAADIYLDKACLLQKLRPEFRAKYVINSCEHPHMQTISSIQQQKFYSMATVVRNRTICNLVRQLIKLKPYIKSSDRPYDVICRVKQTSEIPAEFYKYVAPSVDLLLRSVLFFWEPRFHPMIREAQMDKLSAIVDVLMATECLKPLVPTVTDFPLHLQPYAREIIETKLKEAKYYIAKQQTSLHEEFDEYLASGKLDDAMDRFMSSKDDFVEFAVTKVVPDKFRTLECSLIKLSFERRTEIVHMQYDNYTYAEHLLGLFASETLKVQAQCFISQLEAENFFDVDSNQVYWGKASLSELVNKFNSELFSRDSLPKHYAIRGLIDCQAILSQKDISLDEAVKKVVADVRNSSTGYLQMFWKDTRYYRHQYYDIIRDPLRQVNWCPGTQPF; encoded by the exons ATGCTCGGCTCCTGGTTCGCCCAACACGGGGCTAAAACCT GCTCACATGGAGGGAAATTATGTGAACGCGTTGGTGAGCGCGTCACTACGGATGGTGAAGAAGGGGTTGCCGGTCGAGGTCCAGTGCCTTGGCGTGAGGATGCTCCAG GTGATCCAATGGGTAGCacagctaatcctaaggaaaatAACAAGCATAGACGGTGCTTACTTGTTGTGCTGGCTGTAAATATCAACTTGAGCAGTCTAGCTGCAATGGAAACAGACACTGTAATTGGAGATGTTACAG CAGGTGAAGGTAATCTCAGCCCGTTGTCAAACATCACTAGCAATTCAGATCGAAGTAGGTATAGAAGCTGTGGCTTTTGGAATGAAACATCATGTAGCAGTGTATTTGAGGACTATGATTATGTTCCATTTATGGATCATCCAGACAGCATTGGTGATATTATTAGTGCCTGCAAAGAATATGTGGAGGTTGCTAAACCTGCAATGCTG GTTAATGTCGAAATGATGTCTAGCCATCGAGAGAAGGGGTCTCTACTCCTTATGGAACATAATGTTATAAGTCAAGCATTCCTTACTTTAATATCCTATTCAGG AATACATCAAAATATGGAATTAATTCCTTGCTTGCTTAGCCTTCTGAACAAAATTTGGACCTTACTGGATTGGAGATGTAACTATTTGCGTCATGGGTCAGGGCTGAATCGCCTGTTTTCCGACGGCCAATTTTTGAAGATGATACACTATGTGGTCAGATTCTGTGAGACTCAGCTCAGAAGGGTCTGCACTGATGGGTTTACTGCTTCAAGATCATGTGAACCTTACATAGTAACCATTGCACAGCTGAGCCTTCCCCTGATCTCAGAG CTGCTTCAATGCATACATGGGCTGTGGTATCCACCTCTTGCTTATAGTTTGTCTGAAGTTCTTAAAAAGGCGAAGTGTCTGGACCCTTGCTCTCAGTTTGAACATACAGATAAATTACTTTGGATTGACAACGGGGAAGGTTCCCAAGAAAAGGATACAAGACAATTGATAGAGGGAATAAGAGAGAGTGG GTACAATGTGATCGGACTATGTGCATCTATTGAGGGTGCATTTTCTTGGTTATTAAATCGTTCTGTTTTTGCTACTTTCTCAAAATATTTGGCATCACTGGAATTTAGACATTTAAGTAAACTTATCAAACTTACAGTTATTCCTTTGGTCAAGAATTGTCCCCGTAAGTTTTGGAAGGAATGGGTGGGCAGCTTTTTACAACAGTTACTAATACACTGTGAGGATATACTTCATCTTGCATGGTCTAAGCTTCTTTATCATGGATGTGCTGGAGCACGTTACTATTTTGGTAAACTGTCTGGGGAGGCGGGAAGGAACAAGACACTGGAAATGGGCACACTGCTTGAGATCACTCGTGAAGTTTCAGGTTTGCTTGAAGTTATTGCATTGACAGAACAAAGTAGAGCGCTGGAGGATAAAGAGGCCATATCTTTTCATGATTCCATGCCATCGATTTCTTTCTTAAG GTACCTTGTAATTAATGATTGCTTTGGTGATTTGAGAATGAGCCTATTTGGGTACTTTGTGGATGATATATCAACAGCGAAAGCCATTCCATTTTGCCGCGCTCTTGTTTACCTTGCAGTTGTCAGCAATGATGCAAGGCTAAAGATATTTATTCTGGACAATCTACTCCCCTGTCTAATCCAATGTCTAGATAATGAGCTGCCATGTTCAATTCAAAGACTAAAATCTGAACTGACTTCGTGCGGTAGTAATAATGCTACCAAAGACCTTACTGTCCTTTGTCATGAAATCTATGACTACATGTTAAATTGTGGTCATATGCAGACTGAG GCTTTGATTGGGGGAGACAAAAACGTCGATGATTTTGAAAATAGTTTTGAAGTGTGGTTGGGGCGTCAAAAGGAGGACTTCCGAGCAAAGGCATGTTCTGCTGCTGCTAAGGAGGTTTCCTTAGGATACCCGTGGAAATGGGAG CTCGAAAATGAATGTCAGAGATATCTCTCTGTATATATTGACATGTTGTTAGAGGTGGATGCGAATTCTGAGTTTGCAGCG GATATTTATCTGGACAAAGCATGTCTCCTTCAGAAGTTGAGGCCAGAATTCAGAGCTAAATATGTCATCAACAGTTGTGAGCACCCTCATATGCAAACCATCTCATCTATACAACAA CAAAAATTCTATTCAATGGCTACTGTGGTACGCAACAGAACAATCTGCAATCTTGTTCGTCAGCTAATCAAACTTAAACCTTACATTAAG AGCTCTGATCGTCCCTATGATGTTATTTGTCGTGTCAAACAAACTTCTGAGATACCAGCTGAATTTTATAAATATGTGGCACCATCAGTTGAT CTTCTCCTTCGTTCTGTATTATTTTTCTGGGAACCTAGATTTCATCCCATGATTCGCGAG GCCCAGATGGACAAACTTTCAGCTATAGTTGATGTATTAATGGCAACTGAATGTCTAAAG CCGTTAGTGCCGACTGTTACAGATTTTCCGCTTCATCTACAACCTTATGCTCGAGAAATTATTGAGACTAAACTTAAAGAGGCCAAA TACTATATCGCAAAACAACAAACGAGCTTGCATGAAGAGTTTGACGAGTATTTGGCCTCTGGCAAATTAGATGATGCTATGGATCGTTTCATGTCTTCAAAG GATGATTTTGTGGAGTTTGCTGTAACTAAGGTGGTTCCGGATAAGTTTAGGACATTGGAATGTTCTCTAATAAAATTATCTTTTGAG CGGAGAACTGAGATAGTGCACATGCAGTATGATAACTACACCTATGCTGAACATTTGCTAGGTCTTTTTGCGAGTGAGACA TTGAAGGTTCAAGCCCAATGTTTTATAAGTCAGCTTGAAGCAGAAAACTTTTTTGATGTTGACAGCAATCAGGTCTATTGG GGGAAGGCTTCTCTTTCAGAACTGGTGAACAAATTCAATTCTGAACT
- the LOC136501855 gene encoding uncharacterized protein isoform X3 — MEGNYVNALVSASLRMVKKGLPVEVQCLGVRMLQHLIYFRKKELSSTQFADLRKALVGSLDDLVLKDATTVTGDPMGSTANPKENNKHRRCLLVVLAVNINLSSLAAMETDTVIGDVTAGEGNLSPLSNITSNSDRSRYRSCGFWNETSCSSVFEDYDYVPFMDHPDSIGDIISACKEYVEVAKPAMLVNVEMMSSHREKGSLLLMEHNVISQAFLTLISYSGIHQNMELIPCLLSLLNKIWTLLDWRCNYLRHGSGLNRLFSDGQFLKMIHYVVRFCETQLRRVCTDGFTASRSCEPYIVTIAQLSLPLISELLQCIHGLWYPPLAYSLSEVLKKAKCLDPCSQFEHTDKLLWIDNGEGSQEKDTRQLIEGIRESGYNVIGLCASIEGAFSWLLNRSVFATFSKYLASLEFRHLSKLIKLTVIPLVKNCPRKFWKEWVGSFLQQLLIHCEDILHLAWSKLLYHGCAGARYYFGKLSGEAGRNKTLEMGTLLEITREVSGLLEVIALTEQSRALEDKEAISFHDSMPSISFLRYLVINDCFGDLRMSLFGYFVDDISTAKAIPFCRALVYLAVVSNDARLKIFILDNLLPCLIQCLDNELPCSIQRLKSELTSCGSNNATKDLTVLCHEIYDYMLNCGHMQTEALIGGDKNVDDFENSFEVWLGRQKEDFRAKACSAAAKEVSLGYPWKWELENECQRYLSVYIDMLLEVDANSEFAADIYLDKACLLQKLRPEFRAKYVINSCEHPHMQTISSIQQQKFYSMATVVRNRTICNLVRQLIKLKPYIKSSDRPYDVICRVKQTSEIPAEFYKYVAPSVDLLLRSVLFFWEPRFHPMIREAQMDKLSAIVDVLMATECLKPLVPTVTDFPLHLQPYAREIIETKLKEAKYYIAKQQTSLHEEFDEYLASGKLDDAMDRFMSSKDDFVEFAVTKVVPDKFRTLECSLIKLSFERRTEIVHMQYDNYTYAEHLLGLFASETLKVQAQCFISQLEAENFFDVDSNQVYWGKASLSELVNKFNSELFSRDSLPKHYAIRGLIDCQAILSQKDISLDEAVKKVVADVRNSSTGYLQMFWKDTRYYRHQYYDIIRDPLRQVNWCPGTQPF, encoded by the exons ATGGAGGGAAATTATGTGAACGCGTTGGTGAGCGCGTCACTACGGATGGTGAAGAAGGGGTTGCCGGTCGAGGTCCAGTGCCTTGGCGTGAGGATGCTCCAG CATTTGATATATTTCAGGAAGAAAGAGCTCAGCAGCACACAATTTGCTGATTTAAGAAAAGCTCTTGTTGGTTCCCTTGATGATTTGGTTTTAAAGGATGCTACAACTGTCACAGGTGATCCAATGGGTAGCacagctaatcctaaggaaaatAACAAGCATAGACGGTGCTTACTTGTTGTGCTGGCTGTAAATATCAACTTGAGCAGTCTAGCTGCAATGGAAACAGACACTGTAATTGGAGATGTTACAG CAGGTGAAGGTAATCTCAGCCCGTTGTCAAACATCACTAGCAATTCAGATCGAAGTAGGTATAGAAGCTGTGGCTTTTGGAATGAAACATCATGTAGCAGTGTATTTGAGGACTATGATTATGTTCCATTTATGGATCATCCAGACAGCATTGGTGATATTATTAGTGCCTGCAAAGAATATGTGGAGGTTGCTAAACCTGCAATGCTG GTTAATGTCGAAATGATGTCTAGCCATCGAGAGAAGGGGTCTCTACTCCTTATGGAACATAATGTTATAAGTCAAGCATTCCTTACTTTAATATCCTATTCAGG AATACATCAAAATATGGAATTAATTCCTTGCTTGCTTAGCCTTCTGAACAAAATTTGGACCTTACTGGATTGGAGATGTAACTATTTGCGTCATGGGTCAGGGCTGAATCGCCTGTTTTCCGACGGCCAATTTTTGAAGATGATACACTATGTGGTCAGATTCTGTGAGACTCAGCTCAGAAGGGTCTGCACTGATGGGTTTACTGCTTCAAGATCATGTGAACCTTACATAGTAACCATTGCACAGCTGAGCCTTCCCCTGATCTCAGAG CTGCTTCAATGCATACATGGGCTGTGGTATCCACCTCTTGCTTATAGTTTGTCTGAAGTTCTTAAAAAGGCGAAGTGTCTGGACCCTTGCTCTCAGTTTGAACATACAGATAAATTACTTTGGATTGACAACGGGGAAGGTTCCCAAGAAAAGGATACAAGACAATTGATAGAGGGAATAAGAGAGAGTGG GTACAATGTGATCGGACTATGTGCATCTATTGAGGGTGCATTTTCTTGGTTATTAAATCGTTCTGTTTTTGCTACTTTCTCAAAATATTTGGCATCACTGGAATTTAGACATTTAAGTAAACTTATCAAACTTACAGTTATTCCTTTGGTCAAGAATTGTCCCCGTAAGTTTTGGAAGGAATGGGTGGGCAGCTTTTTACAACAGTTACTAATACACTGTGAGGATATACTTCATCTTGCATGGTCTAAGCTTCTTTATCATGGATGTGCTGGAGCACGTTACTATTTTGGTAAACTGTCTGGGGAGGCGGGAAGGAACAAGACACTGGAAATGGGCACACTGCTTGAGATCACTCGTGAAGTTTCAGGTTTGCTTGAAGTTATTGCATTGACAGAACAAAGTAGAGCGCTGGAGGATAAAGAGGCCATATCTTTTCATGATTCCATGCCATCGATTTCTTTCTTAAG GTACCTTGTAATTAATGATTGCTTTGGTGATTTGAGAATGAGCCTATTTGGGTACTTTGTGGATGATATATCAACAGCGAAAGCCATTCCATTTTGCCGCGCTCTTGTTTACCTTGCAGTTGTCAGCAATGATGCAAGGCTAAAGATATTTATTCTGGACAATCTACTCCCCTGTCTAATCCAATGTCTAGATAATGAGCTGCCATGTTCAATTCAAAGACTAAAATCTGAACTGACTTCGTGCGGTAGTAATAATGCTACCAAAGACCTTACTGTCCTTTGTCATGAAATCTATGACTACATGTTAAATTGTGGTCATATGCAGACTGAG GCTTTGATTGGGGGAGACAAAAACGTCGATGATTTTGAAAATAGTTTTGAAGTGTGGTTGGGGCGTCAAAAGGAGGACTTCCGAGCAAAGGCATGTTCTGCTGCTGCTAAGGAGGTTTCCTTAGGATACCCGTGGAAATGGGAG CTCGAAAATGAATGTCAGAGATATCTCTCTGTATATATTGACATGTTGTTAGAGGTGGATGCGAATTCTGAGTTTGCAGCG GATATTTATCTGGACAAAGCATGTCTCCTTCAGAAGTTGAGGCCAGAATTCAGAGCTAAATATGTCATCAACAGTTGTGAGCACCCTCATATGCAAACCATCTCATCTATACAACAA CAAAAATTCTATTCAATGGCTACTGTGGTACGCAACAGAACAATCTGCAATCTTGTTCGTCAGCTAATCAAACTTAAACCTTACATTAAG AGCTCTGATCGTCCCTATGATGTTATTTGTCGTGTCAAACAAACTTCTGAGATACCAGCTGAATTTTATAAATATGTGGCACCATCAGTTGAT CTTCTCCTTCGTTCTGTATTATTTTTCTGGGAACCTAGATTTCATCCCATGATTCGCGAG GCCCAGATGGACAAACTTTCAGCTATAGTTGATGTATTAATGGCAACTGAATGTCTAAAG CCGTTAGTGCCGACTGTTACAGATTTTCCGCTTCATCTACAACCTTATGCTCGAGAAATTATTGAGACTAAACTTAAAGAGGCCAAA TACTATATCGCAAAACAACAAACGAGCTTGCATGAAGAGTTTGACGAGTATTTGGCCTCTGGCAAATTAGATGATGCTATGGATCGTTTCATGTCTTCAAAG GATGATTTTGTGGAGTTTGCTGTAACTAAGGTGGTTCCGGATAAGTTTAGGACATTGGAATGTTCTCTAATAAAATTATCTTTTGAG CGGAGAACTGAGATAGTGCACATGCAGTATGATAACTACACCTATGCTGAACATTTGCTAGGTCTTTTTGCGAGTGAGACA TTGAAGGTTCAAGCCCAATGTTTTATAAGTCAGCTTGAAGCAGAAAACTTTTTTGATGTTGACAGCAATCAGGTCTATTGG GGGAAGGCTTCTCTTTCAGAACTGGTGAACAAATTCAATTCTGAACT